A region of Arabidopsis thaliana chromosome 5, partial sequence DNA encodes the following proteins:
- the SUS2 gene encoding sucrose synthase 2 (sucrose synthase 2 (SUS2); FUNCTIONS IN: UDP-glycosyltransferase activity, sucrose synthase activity, transferase activity, transferring glycosyl groups; INVOLVED IN: sucrose biosynthetic process, seed maturation, response to hypoxia, sucrose metabolic process, starch metabolic process; LOCATED IN: cytosol, plastid, membrane, plant-type cell wall; EXPRESSED IN: 6 plant structures; CONTAINS InterPro DOMAIN/s: Sucrose synthase, plant/cyanobacteria (InterPro:IPR012820), Sucrose synthase (InterPro:IPR000368), Glycosyl transferase, group 1 (InterPro:IPR001296); BEST Arabidopsis thaliana protein match is: sucrose synthase 3 (TAIR:AT4G02280.1); Has 1807 Blast hits to 1807 proteins in 277 species: Archae - 0; Bacteria - 0; Metazoa - 736; Fungi - 347; Plants - 385; Viruses - 0; Other Eukaryotes - 339 (source: NCBI BLink).), which translates to MPTGRFETMREWVYDAISAQRNELLSLFSRYVAQGKGILQSHQLIDEFLKTVKVDGTLEDLNKSPFMKVLQSAEEAIVLPPFVALAIRPRPGVREYVRVNVYELSVDHLTVSEYLRFKEELVNGHANGDYLLELDFEPFNATLPRPTRSSSIGNGVQFLNRHLSSIMFRNKESMEPLLEFLRTHKHDGRPMMLNDRIQNIPILQGALARAEEFLSKLPLATPYSEFEFELQGMGFERGWGDTAQKVSEMVHLLLDILQAPDPSVLETFLGRIPMVFNVVILSPHGYFGQANVLGLPDTGGQVVYILDQVRALENEMLLRIQKQGLEVIPKILIVTRLLPEAKGTTCNQRLERVSGTEHAHILRIPFRTEKGILRKWISRFDVWPYLETFAEDASNEISAELQGVPNLIIGNYSDGNLVASLLASKLGVIQCNIAHALEKTKYPESDIYWRNHEDKYHFSSQFTADLIAMNNADFIITSTYQEIAGSKNNVGQYESHTAFTMPGLYRVVHGIDVFDPKFNIVSPGADMTIYFPYSDKERRLTALHESIEELLFSAEQNDEHVGLLSDQSKPIIFSMARLDRVKNLTGLVECYAKNSKLRELANLVIVGGYIDENQSRDREEMAEIQKMHSLIEQYDLHGEFRWIAAQMNRARNGELYRYIADTKGVFVQPAFYEAFGLTVVESMTCALPTFATCHGGPAEIIENGVSGFHIDPYHPDQVAATLVSFFETCNTNPNHWVKISEGGLKRIYERYTWKKYSERLLTLAGVYAFWKHVSKLERRETRRYLEMFYSLKFRDLANSIPLATDEN; encoded by the exons ATGCCGACTGGTAGGTTCGAGACTATGCGTGAATGGGTTTATGACGCTATCTCTGCTCAACGCAATGAgctcctctctcttttctccaG ATATGTAGCCCAGGGAAAGGGGATATTGCAGTCCCACCAGCTGATTGATGAGTTCCTTAAGACTGTGAAAGTTGATGGAACATTAGAAGATCTTAACAAAAGTCCATTCATGAAAGTTCTGCAGTCTGCAGAG GAAGCCATAGTTTTGCCTCCATTTGTTGCTTTGGCTATACGTCCCAGACCTGGTGTTAGGGAATATGTCCGTGTGAATGTGTATGAGCTGAGCGTAGATCATTTAACTGTTTCTGAATATCTTCGGTTTAAGGAAGAGCTCGTTAATGGCCA TGCCAATGGAGATTATCTCCTTGAACTTGATTTTGAACCTTTCAATGCAACATTGCCTCGCCCAACTCGTTCATCATCCATTGGGAATGGGGTTCAGTTCCTCAATCGTCACCTCTCTTCAATTATGTTCCGTAACAAAGAAAGCATGGAGCCTTTGCTTGAGTTTCTCCGCACTCACAAACATGATGGCCGT CCTATGATGCTGAATGATCGAATACAGAATATCCCCATACTTCAGGGAGCTTTGGCAAGAGCAGAGGAGTTCCTTTCTAAACTTCCTCTGGCAACACCATACTCTGAATTCGAATTTGA ACTACAAGGGATGGGATTTGAAAGGGGATGGGGTGACACAGCACAGAAGGTTTCAGAAATGGTGCATCTTCTTCTGGACATACTCCAGGCACCTGATCCTTCTGTCTTGGAGACGTTTCTAGGAAGGATTCCTATGGTGTTCAATGTTGTGATTTTGTCTCCGCATGGTTACTTTGGCCAAGCCAATGTCTTGGGTCTGCCTGATACTGGTGGACAG GTTGTCTACATTCTTGATCAAGTACGTGCATTGGAAAATGAGATGCTCCTTAGGATACAGAAGCAAGGACTGGAAGTTATTCCAAAGATTCTCATT GTAACAAGACTGCTACCCGAAGCAAAGGGAACAACGTGCAACCAGAGGTTAGAAAGAGTTAGTGGTACAGAACACGCACACATTCTGCGAATACCATTTAGGACTGAAAAGGGAATTCTTCGCAAGTGGATCTCAAGGTTTGATGTCTGGCCATACCTGGAGACTTTTGCAGAG GATGCATCAAATGAAATTTCTGCGGAGTTGCAGGGTGTACCAAATCTCATCATTGGCAACTACAGTGATGGAAATCTCGTTGCTTCTTTGTTAGCTAGTAAGCTAGGTGTGATACAG TGTAATATTGCTCATGCTTTAGAGAAAACCAAGTACCCCGAGTCTGACATTTACTGGAGAAACCATGAAGATAAGTATCACTTTTCAAGTCAGTTCACTGCAGATCTAATTGCCATGAATAATGCCGATTTCATCATCACCAGCACATACCAAGAGATTGCGGGAAG CAAGAACAATGTTGGGCAATACGAGAGCCACACAGCTTTCACTATGCCTGGTCTTTACCGAGTTGTTCATGGAATTGATGTCTTTGATCCTAAGTTTAATATAGTCTCTCCAGGAGCTGATATGACCATATACTTTCCATATTCTGACAAGGAAAGAAGACTCACTGCCCTTCATGAGTCAATTGAAGAACTCCTCTTTAGTGCCGAACAGAATGATGAGCATGT TGGTTTACTGAGCGACCAATCGAAGCCAATCATCTTCTCTATGGCAAGACTTGACAGGGTGAAAAACTTGACTGGGCTAGTTGAATGCTATGCCAAGAATAGCAAGCTTAGAGAGCTTGCAAATCTTGTTATAGTCGGTGGCTACATCGATGAGAATCAGTCCAGGGATAGAGAGGAAATGGCTGAGATACAAAAGATGCACAGCCTGATTGAGCAGTATGATTTACACGGTGAGTTTAGGTGGATAGCTGCTCAAATGAACCGTGCTCGAAATGGTGAGCTTTACCGTTATATCGCAGACACAAAAGGTGTTTTTGTTCAG CCTGCTTTCTATGAAGCATTTGGGCTTACGGTTGTGGAATCAATGACTTGTGCACTCCCAACGTTTGCTACCTGTCATGGTGGACCCGCAGAGATTATCGAAAACGGAGTTTCTGGGTTCCACATTGACCCATATCATCCAGACCAGGTTGCAGCTACCTTGGTCAGCTTCTTTGAGACCTGTAACACCAATCCAAATCATTGGGTTAAAATCTCTGAAGGAGGGCTCAAGCGAATCTATGAAAG GTACACATGGAAGAAGTACTCAGAGAGACTGCTTACCCTGGCTGGAGTCTATGCATTCTGGAAACATGTGTCTAAGCTCGAAAGGAGAGAAACACGACGTTACCTAGAGATGTTTTACTCATTGAAATTTCGTGATTTG GCCAATTCAATCCCGCTGGCAACAGATGAGAACTGA
- the SUS2 gene encoding sucrose synthase 2 has product MCVVIGLKSWVMVLVVIFIRYVAQGKGILQSHQLIDEFLKTVKVDGTLEDLNKSPFMKVLQSAEEAIVLPPFVALAIRPRPGVREYVRVNVYELSVDHLTVSEYLRFKEELVNGHANGDYLLELDFEPFNATLPRPTRSSSIGNGVQFLNRHLSSIMFRNKESMEPLLEFLRTHKHDGRPMMLNDRIQNIPILQGALARAEEFLSKLPLATPYSEFEFELQGMGFERGWGDTAQKVSEMVHLLLDILQAPDPSVLETFLGRIPMVFNVVILSPHGYFGQANVLGLPDTGGQVVYILDQVRALENEMLLRIQKQGLEVIPKILIVTRLLPEAKGTTCNQRLERVSGTEHAHILRIPFRTEKGILRKWISRFDVWPYLETFAEDASNEISAELQGVPNLIIGNYSDGNLVASLLASKLGVIQCNIAHALEKTKYPESDIYWRNHEDKYHFSSQFTADLIAMNNADFIITSTYQEIAGSKNNVGQYESHTAFTMPGLYRVVHGIDVFDPKFNIVSPGADMTIYFPYSDKERRLTALHESIEELLFSAEQNDEHVGLLSDQSKPIIFSMARLDRVKNLTGLVECYAKNSKLRELANLVIVGGYIDENQSRDREEMAEIQKMHSLIEQYDLHGEFRWIAAQMNRARNGELYRYIADTKGVFVQPAFYEAFGLTVVESMTCALPTFATCHGGPAEIIENGVSGFHIDPYHPDQVAATLVSFFETCNTNPNHWVKISEGGLKRIYERYTWKKYSERLLTLAGVYAFWKHVSKLERRETRRYLEMFYSLKFRDLANSIPLATDEN; this is encoded by the exons ATGTGTGTTGTGATTGGTCTCAAGTCATGGGTAATGGTTTTGGTTGTTATCTTTATTAGATATGTAGCCCAGGGAAAGGGGATATTGCAGTCCCACCAGCTGATTGATGAGTTCCTTAAGACTGTGAAAGTTGATGGAACATTAGAAGATCTTAACAAAAGTCCATTCATGAAAGTTCTGCAGTCTGCAGAG GAAGCCATAGTTTTGCCTCCATTTGTTGCTTTGGCTATACGTCCCAGACCTGGTGTTAGGGAATATGTCCGTGTGAATGTGTATGAGCTGAGCGTAGATCATTTAACTGTTTCTGAATATCTTCGGTTTAAGGAAGAGCTCGTTAATGGCCA TGCCAATGGAGATTATCTCCTTGAACTTGATTTTGAACCTTTCAATGCAACATTGCCTCGCCCAACTCGTTCATCATCCATTGGGAATGGGGTTCAGTTCCTCAATCGTCACCTCTCTTCAATTATGTTCCGTAACAAAGAAAGCATGGAGCCTTTGCTTGAGTTTCTCCGCACTCACAAACATGATGGCCGT CCTATGATGCTGAATGATCGAATACAGAATATCCCCATACTTCAGGGAGCTTTGGCAAGAGCAGAGGAGTTCCTTTCTAAACTTCCTCTGGCAACACCATACTCTGAATTCGAATTTGA ACTACAAGGGATGGGATTTGAAAGGGGATGGGGTGACACAGCACAGAAGGTTTCAGAAATGGTGCATCTTCTTCTGGACATACTCCAGGCACCTGATCCTTCTGTCTTGGAGACGTTTCTAGGAAGGATTCCTATGGTGTTCAATGTTGTGATTTTGTCTCCGCATGGTTACTTTGGCCAAGCCAATGTCTTGGGTCTGCCTGATACTGGTGGACAG GTTGTCTACATTCTTGATCAAGTACGTGCATTGGAAAATGAGATGCTCCTTAGGATACAGAAGCAAGGACTGGAAGTTATTCCAAAGATTCTCATT GTAACAAGACTGCTACCCGAAGCAAAGGGAACAACGTGCAACCAGAGGTTAGAAAGAGTTAGTGGTACAGAACACGCACACATTCTGCGAATACCATTTAGGACTGAAAAGGGAATTCTTCGCAAGTGGATCTCAAGGTTTGATGTCTGGCCATACCTGGAGACTTTTGCAGAG GATGCATCAAATGAAATTTCTGCGGAGTTGCAGGGTGTACCAAATCTCATCATTGGCAACTACAGTGATGGAAATCTCGTTGCTTCTTTGTTAGCTAGTAAGCTAGGTGTGATACAG TGTAATATTGCTCATGCTTTAGAGAAAACCAAGTACCCCGAGTCTGACATTTACTGGAGAAACCATGAAGATAAGTATCACTTTTCAAGTCAGTTCACTGCAGATCTAATTGCCATGAATAATGCCGATTTCATCATCACCAGCACATACCAAGAGATTGCGGGAAG CAAGAACAATGTTGGGCAATACGAGAGCCACACAGCTTTCACTATGCCTGGTCTTTACCGAGTTGTTCATGGAATTGATGTCTTTGATCCTAAGTTTAATATAGTCTCTCCAGGAGCTGATATGACCATATACTTTCCATATTCTGACAAGGAAAGAAGACTCACTGCCCTTCATGAGTCAATTGAAGAACTCCTCTTTAGTGCCGAACAGAATGATGAGCATGT TGGTTTACTGAGCGACCAATCGAAGCCAATCATCTTCTCTATGGCAAGACTTGACAGGGTGAAAAACTTGACTGGGCTAGTTGAATGCTATGCCAAGAATAGCAAGCTTAGAGAGCTTGCAAATCTTGTTATAGTCGGTGGCTACATCGATGAGAATCAGTCCAGGGATAGAGAGGAAATGGCTGAGATACAAAAGATGCACAGCCTGATTGAGCAGTATGATTTACACGGTGAGTTTAGGTGGATAGCTGCTCAAATGAACCGTGCTCGAAATGGTGAGCTTTACCGTTATATCGCAGACACAAAAGGTGTTTTTGTTCAG CCTGCTTTCTATGAAGCATTTGGGCTTACGGTTGTGGAATCAATGACTTGTGCACTCCCAACGTTTGCTACCTGTCATGGTGGACCCGCAGAGATTATCGAAAACGGAGTTTCTGGGTTCCACATTGACCCATATCATCCAGACCAGGTTGCAGCTACCTTGGTCAGCTTCTTTGAGACCTGTAACACCAATCCAAATCATTGGGTTAAAATCTCTGAAGGAGGGCTCAAGCGAATCTATGAAAG GTACACATGGAAGAAGTACTCAGAGAGACTGCTTACCCTGGCTGGAGTCTATGCATTCTGGAAACATGTGTCTAAGCTCGAAAGGAGAGAAACACGACGTTACCTAGAGATGTTTTACTCATTGAAATTTCGTGATTTG GCCAATTCAATCCCGCTGGCAACAGATGAGAACTGA
- a CDS encoding Plant invertase/pectin methylesterase inhibitor superfamily (Plant invertase/pectin methylesterase inhibitor superfamily; FUNCTIONS IN: enzyme inhibitor activity, pectinesterase activity; INVOLVED IN: cell wall modification; LOCATED IN: endomembrane system, cell wall, plant-type cell wall; EXPRESSED IN: 8 plant structures; EXPRESSED DURING: 4 anthesis, developing seed stage, C globular stage, petal differentiation and expansion stage; CONTAINS InterPro DOMAIN/s: Pectinesterase, active site (InterPro:IPR018040), Pectin lyase fold/virulence factor (InterPro:IPR011050), Pectinesterase, catalytic (InterPro:IPR000070), Pectinesterase inhibitor (InterPro:IPR006501), Pectin lyase fold (InterPro:IPR012334); BEST Arabidopsis thaliana protein match is: Plant invertase/pectin methylesterase inhibitor superfamily (TAIR:AT3G06830.1); Has 1807 Blast hits to 1807 proteins in 277 species: Archae - 0; Bacteria - 0; Metazoa - 736; Fungi - 347; Plants - 385; Viruses - 0; Other Eukaryotes - 339 (source: NCBI BLink).) — MGVDGELKKKKCIIAGVITALLVLMVVAVGITTSRNTSHSEKIVPVQIKTATTAVEAVCAPTDYKETCVNSLMKASPDSTQPLDLIKLGFNVTIRSIEDSIKKASVELTAKAANDKDTKGALELCEKLMNDATDDLKKCLDNFDGFSIPQIEDFVEDLRVWLSGSIAYQQTCMDTFEETNSKLSQDMQKIFKTSRELTSNGLAMITNISNLLGEFNVTGVTGDLGKYARKLLSAEDGIPSWVGPNTRRLMATKGGVKANVVVAHDGSGQYKTINEALNAVPKANQKPFVIYIKQGVYNEKVDVTKKMTHVTFIGDGPTKTKITGSLNYYIGKVKTYLTATVAINGDNFTAKNIGFENTAGPEGHQAVALRVSADLAVFYNCQIDGYQDTLYVHSHRQFFRDCTVSGTVDFIFGDGIVVLQNCNIVVRKPMKSQSCMITAQGRSDKRESTGLVLQNCHITGEPAYIPVKSINKAYLGRPWKEFSRTIIMGTTIDDVIDPAGWLPWNGDFALNTLYYAEYENNGPGSNQAQRVKWPGIKKLSPKQALRFTPARFLRGNLWIPPNRVPYMGNFQ; from the exons ATGGGGGTTGATGGTGaactgaaaaagaagaaatgcaTCATTGCTGGGGTTATCACAGCCTTGCTCGTTCTCATGGTTGTCGCTGTTGGCATCACAACATCAAGAAACACCAGTCATTCAGAAAAAATCGTCCCTGTGCAGATTAAAACAGCCACCACGGCAGTTGAAGCAGTTTGTGCACCTACTGATTACAAAGAGACTTGTGTCAATAGTCTCATGAAAGCTTCTCCTGACTCTACTCAGCCTCTTGATCTCATTAAGCTTGGCTTCAACGTCACCATTCGATCCATAGAAGATAGCATCAAGAAAGCTTCCGTGGAGCTGACAGCCAAGGCAGCTAATGACAAGGATACCAAAGGGGCTTTGGAGTTGTGTGAGAAGCTTATGAATGATGCTACAGATGATCTGAAGAAGTGTCTTGATAACTTTGATGGGTTCTCAATTCCTCAGATTGAGGACTTTGTCGAAGATCTTCGTGTTTGGCTTAGTGGCTCCATTGCTTATCAACAAACATGTATGGATACGTTTGAAGAAACTAACTCGAAACTTTCACAAGACATGcagaaaatctttaaaacatcTAGAGAACTCACTAGTAATGGCCTTGCCATGATTACTAACATCTCTAACCTTCTCGGAGAGTTCAACGTCACAg GAGTAACCGGGGATCTCGGTAAATACGCAAGAAAACTTTTGTCGGCGGAAGACGGTATACCAAGTTGGGTTGGACCAAACACTAGACGGCTCATGGCAACGAAAGGAGGTGTGAAAGCTAACGTGGTGGTTGCACACGACGGAAGTGGTCAGTACAAGACTATCAATGAAGCCTTGAATGCAGTGCCTAAAGCCAACCAAAAGCCATTTGTTATCTACATTAAGCAAGGTGTCTATAACGAGAAAGTTGACGTCACCAAGAAAATGACTCATGTCACTTTCATCGGTGATGGACCAACCAAAACTAAGATCACTGGTAGTCTCAACTATTACATTGGCAAGGTCAAGACATACCTTACTGCCACTGTTG CGATCAATGGTGATAACTTCACGGCGAAGAACATCGGGTTTGAAAACACTGCAGGTCCCGAAGGACATCAAGCTGTGGCCCTAAGAGTCTCGGCGGATTTGGCCGTCTTCTACAACTGCCAAATCGATGGTTACCAAGACACACTCTACGTCCATTCTCATCGTCAATTCTTCCGTGACTGCACAGTCTCGGGCACCGTTGACTTCATTTTCGGCGATGGTATAGTAGTCTTACAAAACTGTAACATTGTTGTGAGAAAACCCATGAAAAGTCAGTCTTGCATGATCACAGCCCAAGGCCGCTCCGATAAACGTGAATCCACCGGACTCGTGCTACAAAACTGCCATATTACCGGAGAACCAGCGTATATTCCCGTAAAATCTATAAACAAAGCATATCTTGGAAGGCCATGGAAAGAGTTTTCAAGAACCATTATAATGGGAACAACCATAGACGACGTTATTGATCCAGCGGGATGGCTTCCTTGGAATGGTGATTTTGCACTTAATACGCTTTACTATGCTGAGTATGAGAATAATGGGCCTGGGTCAAACCAAGCCCAACGTGTTAAGTGGCCTGGAATTAAGAAACTATCGCCCAAGCAAGCTCTTCGATTTACTCCTGCTAGGTTTTTACGTGGTAACTTGTGGATTCCACCAAATCGTGTGCCTTACATGGGGAATTTTCAGTAG
- the SUS2 gene encoding sucrose synthase 2 gives MKVLQSAEEAIVLPPFVALAIRPRPGVREYVRVNVYELSVDHLTVSEYLRFKEELVNGHANGDYLLELDFEPFNATLPRPTRSSSIGNGVQFLNRHLSSIMFRNKESMEPLLEFLRTHKHDGRPMMLNDRIQNIPILQGALARAEEFLSKLPLATPYSEFEFELQGMGFERGWGDTAQKVSEMVHLLLDILQAPDPSVLETFLGRIPMVFNVVILSPHGYFGQANVLGLPDTGGQVVYILDQVRALENEMLLRIQKQGLEVIPKILIVTRLLPEAKGTTCNQRLERVSGTEHAHILRIPFRTEKGILRKWISRFDVWPYLETFAEDASNEISAELQGVPNLIIGNYSDGNLVASLLASKLGVIQCNIAHALEKTKYPESDIYWRNHEDKYHFSSQFTADLIAMNNADFIITSTYQEIAGSKNNVGQYESHTAFTMPGLYRVVHGIDVFDPKFNIVSPGADMTIYFPYSDKERRLTALHESIEELLFSAEQNDEHVGLLSDQSKPIIFSMARLDRVKNLTGLVECYAKNSKLRELANLVIVGGYIDENQSRDREEMAEIQKMHSLIEQYDLHGEFRWIAAQMNRARNGELYRYIADTKGVFVQPAFYEAFGLTVVESMTCALPTFATCHGGPAEIIENGVSGFHIDPYHPDQVAATLVSFFETCNTNPNHWVKISEGGLKRIYERYTWKKYSERLLTLAGVYAFWKHVSKLERRETRRYLEMFYSLKFRDLANSIPLATDEN, from the exons ATGAAAGTTCTGCAGTCTGCAGAG GAAGCCATAGTTTTGCCTCCATTTGTTGCTTTGGCTATACGTCCCAGACCTGGTGTTAGGGAATATGTCCGTGTGAATGTGTATGAGCTGAGCGTAGATCATTTAACTGTTTCTGAATATCTTCGGTTTAAGGAAGAGCTCGTTAATGGCCA TGCCAATGGAGATTATCTCCTTGAACTTGATTTTGAACCTTTCAATGCAACATTGCCTCGCCCAACTCGTTCATCATCCATTGGGAATGGGGTTCAGTTCCTCAATCGTCACCTCTCTTCAATTATGTTCCGTAACAAAGAAAGCATGGAGCCTTTGCTTGAGTTTCTCCGCACTCACAAACATGATGGCCGT CCTATGATGCTGAATGATCGAATACAGAATATCCCCATACTTCAGGGAGCTTTGGCAAGAGCAGAGGAGTTCCTTTCTAAACTTCCTCTGGCAACACCATACTCTGAATTCGAATTTGA ACTACAAGGGATGGGATTTGAAAGGGGATGGGGTGACACAGCACAGAAGGTTTCAGAAATGGTGCATCTTCTTCTGGACATACTCCAGGCACCTGATCCTTCTGTCTTGGAGACGTTTCTAGGAAGGATTCCTATGGTGTTCAATGTTGTGATTTTGTCTCCGCATGGTTACTTTGGCCAAGCCAATGTCTTGGGTCTGCCTGATACTGGTGGACAG GTTGTCTACATTCTTGATCAAGTACGTGCATTGGAAAATGAGATGCTCCTTAGGATACAGAAGCAAGGACTGGAAGTTATTCCAAAGATTCTCATT GTAACAAGACTGCTACCCGAAGCAAAGGGAACAACGTGCAACCAGAGGTTAGAAAGAGTTAGTGGTACAGAACACGCACACATTCTGCGAATACCATTTAGGACTGAAAAGGGAATTCTTCGCAAGTGGATCTCAAGGTTTGATGTCTGGCCATACCTGGAGACTTTTGCAGAG GATGCATCAAATGAAATTTCTGCGGAGTTGCAGGGTGTACCAAATCTCATCATTGGCAACTACAGTGATGGAAATCTCGTTGCTTCTTTGTTAGCTAGTAAGCTAGGTGTGATACAG TGTAATATTGCTCATGCTTTAGAGAAAACCAAGTACCCCGAGTCTGACATTTACTGGAGAAACCATGAAGATAAGTATCACTTTTCAAGTCAGTTCACTGCAGATCTAATTGCCATGAATAATGCCGATTTCATCATCACCAGCACATACCAAGAGATTGCGGGAAG CAAGAACAATGTTGGGCAATACGAGAGCCACACAGCTTTCACTATGCCTGGTCTTTACCGAGTTGTTCATGGAATTGATGTCTTTGATCCTAAGTTTAATATAGTCTCTCCAGGAGCTGATATGACCATATACTTTCCATATTCTGACAAGGAAAGAAGACTCACTGCCCTTCATGAGTCAATTGAAGAACTCCTCTTTAGTGCCGAACAGAATGATGAGCATGT TGGTTTACTGAGCGACCAATCGAAGCCAATCATCTTCTCTATGGCAAGACTTGACAGGGTGAAAAACTTGACTGGGCTAGTTGAATGCTATGCCAAGAATAGCAAGCTTAGAGAGCTTGCAAATCTTGTTATAGTCGGTGGCTACATCGATGAGAATCAGTCCAGGGATAGAGAGGAAATGGCTGAGATACAAAAGATGCACAGCCTGATTGAGCAGTATGATTTACACGGTGAGTTTAGGTGGATAGCTGCTCAAATGAACCGTGCTCGAAATGGTGAGCTTTACCGTTATATCGCAGACACAAAAGGTGTTTTTGTTCAG CCTGCTTTCTATGAAGCATTTGGGCTTACGGTTGTGGAATCAATGACTTGTGCACTCCCAACGTTTGCTACCTGTCATGGTGGACCCGCAGAGATTATCGAAAACGGAGTTTCTGGGTTCCACATTGACCCATATCATCCAGACCAGGTTGCAGCTACCTTGGTCAGCTTCTTTGAGACCTGTAACACCAATCCAAATCATTGGGTTAAAATCTCTGAAGGAGGGCTCAAGCGAATCTATGAAAG GTACACATGGAAGAAGTACTCAGAGAGACTGCTTACCCTGGCTGGAGTCTATGCATTCTGGAAACATGTGTCTAAGCTCGAAAGGAGAGAAACACGACGTTACCTAGAGATGTTTTACTCATTGAAATTTCGTGATTTG GCCAATTCAATCCCGCTGGCAACAGATGAGAACTGA